In Mustela lutreola isolate mMusLut2 chromosome 4, mMusLut2.pri, whole genome shotgun sequence, the genomic stretch TTACTTTGACTTCAAACTTTTATTGgtttttgaaagtaaaattagATACCTCATAGAATTTTCCTGACTACTCAGGTATGTTAACCTTTTTGAGGGAATGGtctgacatttttaaataattagatgaaaaacatattttgtatatatctagTAACTTCTAGCTTATACTTGAGAGGTATCTCTTAAGATAGCAAGGACTATCTGAAAGAatagaatttgtctttttttttttaactcaaaaagtGTTTAACAGTATATTttacaatataaagaaaaaaaaggtaattttgtgTCAAACTCCTTTTACTGTTATAACAACCAAATATAACATTTGGAAGTCTTTTAAGAAGACTAATTAAATCATTCAAGTGAATCTTAcgatatctttttttatatataatgataaaatgttCTTGATCCATAGGCAGTTCTAAACATTTAACCATGCCTGCTAAAAATTTGTGTTCTCTTgcaattatatatttgtatatataacacaAGTAAACATTAATAACCAAAATCTTCTTATACACTGACAACAAAAGTTTAATTTCatggagaaaaatgtatttatttttactgaacttaatctattttacaatacCTTTTTTGATTATGTTAATATCTtaagatatttatattataaagacTGTTATGAATGGATAAAACCCCCTTCTTTCTTAATTTGCTTCTGGTGTGTGTTATAAAATATTGCTTGTCTGATGACCAAGGCACCTCTCAGTTAACACGGGTCTCCTTGTGGTTCAGGCCAGGCAGTACATGCAGATGCTGCCCAAGGAGAAGCAGCCAGTGGCAGGCTCAGAGGGGGCACAGTACCGAAAGAAACAGCTGGCAAAGCAGCTCCCTGCACATGACCAGGACCCTTCAAAGTGTCATGAGTTGTCtcccaaagaggtaaaggagatGGAACAGTTTGTGAAGAAATATAAGAGCGAAGCTCTGGGAGTAGGAGATGTCAAACTTCCCCGTGAGATGGATGCTCAAGGCCCCAACAGAATGTACATCCCTAGCGGGGATAGAAGCACCCCAGCAGCCGTGGGGGCCATGGAAGACAAATCAGCCGAACACAAAAAAACTCAGTATGTAAGTACAGAGCTCCTGGTGTTGGCCCAACTGGTCTGTTTCTACAGGTTCTTTCccattctttgaatattttttacgggggggtggggggggcgggcggggtggCATTCCTCAATTTCCAAAAGGAGTAAgtgaaggaaataaattaaaattcattttaggtttattttagCAATCATCACATTTGAAACCTCTAACGCCAATTTTCTGATTCTCTGTTGCCAAGGGTAATTGTGAGTTTTATGTATACATAGTAGTTAGCATTGGTGTCATGCTGGAAGACAACATGCTCCTCTAGAATCTGTTTCCAAACATAATTTTGGTGTTAATTGTTTATCTCTTCCCATAAACAAGAATAATGTATGATTAGGTTAATTCAGTTTTGCTTGTGAGAACATGCCTAAAATTCATAATTCAAATTTATATGGATATACAGTTGACGCTGaaaaacacaggtttgaactatgTAGAtccacttatacacagatttttttttaatcgataCAGTATAgtcctataaatgtattttctcttccattttattttcttaataataatttcttttttctagcttactcTATTGTAAGAATTCAGTATATAAttcataaaacatacaaaatatgtgttaatcaactatgttattggtaaggcttcaaATCAGTAGTAGACTATTAgtagttgagtttttttttttttaagattttatttatttatttgacagagagaaattacaagtacactgagaggcaggcagagagagagagagaaggaagcaggctccctgctgagcagagagcccgatgcgggactcgatcccaggatcccgagatcatgacctgagccgaagacagcggcccaacccactgagccacccaggcgcccgagtagTTGAGTTTTGAGGAAGTCAAATTTATACGTAGATTTCTGATTACGTGTGGGGTCAGCACccctaacccctgtgttgttcGAGGGTCAACTACACAAccaatattactttttaaaaatctctcataGGAGGGAAATTGAAGTCTTTTTCTTATGCCttgaaattaaaagagaattgTGATACACATGAACAAAATATAAGAGCTAAATTTAGTGTAATATATTTCTCATAGATACAAATAATGCATTAACCAGTAAGGCTTAGTCctgtttaaaaagagagagagagagagagagagagagagaaagataccaATACCAATAAGCTCTAAGTTAATGATTTTGGGAGAACCACTTAAAAGTTGGGGTGGAAATTATTGTTGCCCTTTTTCTGTAAGTGATAACTCAGGAAACAGTGCTCCTTTACAGCAGGGCACAAGAATTAGGTTTGAAGAGCCTGGAGAAAGCCAAGAAATTCCATTTCCCGGAAATGCTGACATCTTACTGTCTCTGTGGACAAATTACTAATTTTAGTAGGAATTCTTTCTCTTGGAAGTTGTTTCTCTGAATTCCTGTGACACTGATGATGAGAAATGCCAGTTTTACAATGACATATTGTTTTGAACGGGTTTCCTTTCAGTCCTGCTACTGCTGCAAACAGAGTATGAAAGAGGGTGACCCAGCCATCTATGCTGAAAGGGCCGGCTATGATAAACTGTGGCATCCAGCTTGTTTCGTCTGCAGTACCTGCCACGAGCTCCTGGTCGACATGATTTATTTCTGGAAGAAAGGGAAGCTGTACTGTGGCAGACATTACTGTGACAGTGAGAAACCACGGTGTGCTGGCTGCGATGAGGTGTGTTCCCTGCAGCTCCTATAGATGGGCTCCCTCTGGTGCCCCCATAGAGTCCCCTAACCATCTTCACCGGGCCATCCTTGGCAGAAAGTCCACATGAATTAGCCAATATTTACACGCAGAGGAGTTGAGTGGGAAAACAACTTTTAACTCAGTCATTCGGGGTGTCTATGTTAACTGTGTTGACTAATGAAAGACTGTCCAGGAACATAGAAGACTGATTTGGACTGAAGGAAATAATAACCTGAATTTAAGGATTAAGTTATTTTCAGACTTTGAGATCAGGAAAGTGGGTTGATTTTTTACTTGTGGATCTAAATCCCTTACTAGTCTATGGAACCTAGCTTTGTCATTTGTAGCAAAAAGGAAAATACGTGATTCCTCTTATTTTTGCCCTCTTCCCAGTTGATATTCAGCAATGAGTACACCCAAGCAGAAAACCAAAATTGGCATTTGAAACACTTCTGCTGCTTTGACTGTGACAACATCCTAGCTGGGGAAATATATGTGATGGTCAATGACAAGCCCGTGTGCAAGCCCTGCTATGTGAAGAATCATGCTGTGGTAAGAAGTGCTCTGGGGTATGGGTGCTTTGACCTGCTTGAGGACTTAACACTATGCCTTTATTTAAGCCAATGAGAAACAGAAAGGACTGTGGTTAAGTAAGAAACCTGTGATTCCTGCTATAGGGTCTTAAAATTCAGGTAATTCAAAAACAATAACATGCATTGACTGGGAGCCACCTCAAGATTTCTATCTGTGCAGTTTACACTATAGATTATAAGTGCTACTTAGTTATCAAATCCCCactaaaaaaagttctttaataGAAATGAGACTGATTGGTTCTCATCATACAGATCAGAGTCCATTTACATTAAGATTTTAGGAGCTGTTTGTGTTATTTAGCTGTGTTTGagtgtttttgctttctgttcCATGTTCCTAGGGCCCCCAACTGTGGCTTCATTATCTCTTTTTAACCTGGATGTTGTACAATGACTGTTTCTTAAACCCTTATTGAATTGATTGACTATAACAAAATTTGACCTACatatttagattatatttttatcagCCAAACATTCAAATAGTTAATGTGagagtatatttttttcttggctctaccCTGCTTACACAGAG encodes the following:
- the TES gene encoding testin translates to MDLEAKVKKMGLGHEQGFGAPCLKCKEKCEGFELHFWRKICRNCKCGQEEHDVLLSNEEDRKVGKLFEDTKYTTLIAKLKSDGIPMYKRNVMILTNPVAAKKNVSINTVTYEWAPPVQNQALARQYMQMLPKEKQPVAGSEGAQYRKKQLAKQLPAHDQDPSKCHELSPKEVKEMEQFVKKYKSEALGVGDVKLPREMDAQGPNRMYIPSGDRSTPAAVGAMEDKSAEHKKTQYSCYCCKQSMKEGDPAIYAERAGYDKLWHPACFVCSTCHELLVDMIYFWKKGKLYCGRHYCDSEKPRCAGCDELIFSNEYTQAENQNWHLKHFCCFDCDNILAGEIYVMVNDKPVCKPCYVKNHAVVCQGCHNAIDPEVQRVTYNNFSWHASTECFLCSCCSKCLIGQKFMPVEGMVFCSVECKKMMS